One Symphalangus syndactylus isolate Jambi chromosome 20, NHGRI_mSymSyn1-v2.1_pri, whole genome shotgun sequence DNA segment encodes these proteins:
- the CDK5RAP3 gene encoding CDK5 regulatory subunit-associated protein 3 isoform X2 yields the protein MRRQSMTSATRDLHTALDGKVTQGGKKDHQHVPIDIQTSKLLDWLVDRRHCSLKWQSLVLTIREKINAAIQDMPESEEIAQLLSGSYIHYFHCLRILDLLKGTEASTKNIFGRYSSQRMKDWQEIIALYEKDNTYLVELSSLLVRNVNYEIPSLKKQIAKCQQLQQEYSRKEEECQAGAAEMREQFYQSCKQYGITGENVRGELLALVKDLPSQLAEIGAAAQQSLGEAIDVYQASVGFVCESPTEQVLPMLRFVQKRGNSTVYEWRTGTEPSVVERPHLEELPEQVAEDAIDWGDFGVEAVSEGTDSGISAKAAGIDWGIFPESDSKDPGGDGIDWGDDAVALQITVLEAGTQAPEGVARGPDALTLLEYTETRNQFLDELMELEIFLAQRAVELSEEADVLSVSQFQLAPAILQGQTKEKMVTMVSVLEDLIGKLTNLQLQHLFMILASPRYVDRVTEFLQQKLKQSQLLALKKELMVQKQQEALEEQAALEPKLDLLLEKTKELQKLIEADISRRYSGRPVNLMGTSL from the exons ATGAGAAGGCAAAGCATGACAAGTGCCACAAGAGACCTGCACACTGCTCTGGATGGTAAAGTGACGCAAGGAGGGAAGAAG GACCATCAGCACGTGCCCATCGACATCCAGACCAGCAAGCTGCTCG ATTGGCTGGTGGACAGAAGGCACTGCAGCCTGAAATGGCAGAGTCTGGTGCTGACGATCCGCGAGAAGATCAATGCTGCCATCCAGGACATGCCAGAGAGCGAAGAGATCGCCCAGCTGCTGTCTGGGTCCT ACATTCACTACTTTCACTGCCTAAGAATCCTGGACCTTCTCAAAGGCACAGAGGCCTCCACGAAAAATATTTTTGGCCGATACTCTTCACAGCGAATGAAG GATTGGCAGGAGATTATAGCCCTGTATGAGAAGGACAACACCTACTTAG TGGAACTCTCTAGCCTCCTGGTTCGGAATGTCAACTATGAGATCCCCTCACTGAAGAAGCAGATTGCCAAGtgccagcagctgcagcaagaatACAGCCGCAAGGAGGAGGAGTGCCAGGCAGGGGCTGCCGAGATGCGGGAGCAGTTCTACCAGTCCTGCAAGCAGTATGGCATCACG GGTGAAAATGTCCGAGGAGAACTGCTGGCCCTGGTGAAGGACCTGCCAAGTCAGCTGGCTGAGATTGGGGCAGCGGCTCAGCAGTCCCTGGGGGAAGCCATCGACGTGTACCAGGCGTCTGTGGGGTTTGTGTGTGAGAG CCCCACAGAGCAGGTGTTGCCAATGCTGCGGTTTGTGCAGAAGCGGGGAAACTCAACGGTGTACGAGTGGAGGACAGGGACAGAACCCTCTGTGGTGGAGCGACCCCACCTCGAGGAGCTTCCTGAGCAGGTGGCAGAGGACGCG aTTGACTGGGGCGACTTTGGGGTAGAGGCAGTGTCTGAGGGGACTGACTCTGGCATCTCTGCCAAGGCTGCTGGAATCGACTGGGGCATCTTCCCAGAATCAGATTCAAAG GACCCTGGAGGTGATGGGATAGACTGGGGAGACGATGCTGTTGCTTTGCAGATCACAGTGCTGGAAGCAGGAACCCAGG CTCCAGAAGGTGTTGCCAGGGGCCCAGATGCCCTGACACTTCTTGAATACACTGAGACCCGGAATCAGTTCCTTGATGAGCTCATGGAG CTTGAGATCTTCTTAGCCCAGAGAGCAGTGGAGTTGAGTGAGGAGGCAGACGTCCTGTCTGTGAGCCAGTTCCAGCTGGCTCCAGCCATCCTGCAGGGCCAGACCAAAGAGAAGATGGTTACCATGGTGTCAGTGCTGGAAGATCTGATTGGCAAGCTTACCAATCTTCAACTGCAGCACCTGTTTATGATCCTGGCCTCACCAAG GTATGTGGACCGAGTGACTGAATTCCTCCAGCAAAAGCTGAagcagtcccagctgctggctttgaagaaagAGCTGATGGTACAGAAGCAGCAGGAGGCACTTGAGGAGCAGGCGGCTCTGGAGCCTAAGCTGGACCTGCTGCTGGAGAAGACCAAGGAGCTGCAGAAGCTG ATTGAAGCGGACATCTCCAGGAGGTACAGTGGGCGCCCTGTGAACCTGATGGGAACCTCTCTTTGA
- the CDK5RAP3 gene encoding CDK5 regulatory subunit-associated protein 3 isoform X1: MEDHQHVPIDIQTSKLLDWLVDRRHCSLKWQSLVLTIREKINAAIQDMPESEEIAQLLSGSYIHYFHCLRILDLLKGTEASTKNIFGRYSSQRMKDWQEIIALYEKDNTYLVELSSLLVRNVNYEIPSLKKQIAKCQQLQQEYSRKEEECQAGAAEMREQFYQSCKQYGITGENVRGELLALVKDLPSQLAEIGAAAQQSLGEAIDVYQASVGFVCESPTEQVLPMLRFVQKRGNSTVYEWRTGTEPSVVERPHLEELPEQVAEDAIDWGDFGVEAVSEGTDSGISAKAAGIDWGIFPESDSKDPGGDGIDWGDDAVALQITVLEAGTQAPEGVARGPDALTLLEYTETRNQFLDELMELEIFLAQRAVELSEEADVLSVSQFQLAPAILQGQTKEKMVTMVSVLEDLIGKLTNLQLQHLFMILASPRYVDRVTEFLQQKLKQSQLLALKKELMVQKQQEALEEQAALEPKLDLLLEKTKELQKLIEADISRRQKTRPTGRQKATGRKWHLMVILALSMFSTRSCGDWPCGLSGKNRSFSF, translated from the exons ATGGAG GACCATCAGCACGTGCCCATCGACATCCAGACCAGCAAGCTGCTCG ATTGGCTGGTGGACAGAAGGCACTGCAGCCTGAAATGGCAGAGTCTGGTGCTGACGATCCGCGAGAAGATCAATGCTGCCATCCAGGACATGCCAGAGAGCGAAGAGATCGCCCAGCTGCTGTCTGGGTCCT ACATTCACTACTTTCACTGCCTAAGAATCCTGGACCTTCTCAAAGGCACAGAGGCCTCCACGAAAAATATTTTTGGCCGATACTCTTCACAGCGAATGAAG GATTGGCAGGAGATTATAGCCCTGTATGAGAAGGACAACACCTACTTAG TGGAACTCTCTAGCCTCCTGGTTCGGAATGTCAACTATGAGATCCCCTCACTGAAGAAGCAGATTGCCAAGtgccagcagctgcagcaagaatACAGCCGCAAGGAGGAGGAGTGCCAGGCAGGGGCTGCCGAGATGCGGGAGCAGTTCTACCAGTCCTGCAAGCAGTATGGCATCACG GGTGAAAATGTCCGAGGAGAACTGCTGGCCCTGGTGAAGGACCTGCCAAGTCAGCTGGCTGAGATTGGGGCAGCGGCTCAGCAGTCCCTGGGGGAAGCCATCGACGTGTACCAGGCGTCTGTGGGGTTTGTGTGTGAGAG CCCCACAGAGCAGGTGTTGCCAATGCTGCGGTTTGTGCAGAAGCGGGGAAACTCAACGGTGTACGAGTGGAGGACAGGGACAGAACCCTCTGTGGTGGAGCGACCCCACCTCGAGGAGCTTCCTGAGCAGGTGGCAGAGGACGCG aTTGACTGGGGCGACTTTGGGGTAGAGGCAGTGTCTGAGGGGACTGACTCTGGCATCTCTGCCAAGGCTGCTGGAATCGACTGGGGCATCTTCCCAGAATCAGATTCAAAG GACCCTGGAGGTGATGGGATAGACTGGGGAGACGATGCTGTTGCTTTGCAGATCACAGTGCTGGAAGCAGGAACCCAGG CTCCAGAAGGTGTTGCCAGGGGCCCAGATGCCCTGACACTTCTTGAATACACTGAGACCCGGAATCAGTTCCTTGATGAGCTCATGGAG CTTGAGATCTTCTTAGCCCAGAGAGCAGTGGAGTTGAGTGAGGAGGCAGACGTCCTGTCTGTGAGCCAGTTCCAGCTGGCTCCAGCCATCCTGCAGGGCCAGACCAAAGAGAAGATGGTTACCATGGTGTCAGTGCTGGAAGATCTGATTGGCAAGCTTACCAATCTTCAACTGCAGCACCTGTTTATGATCCTGGCCTCACCAAG GTATGTGGACCGAGTGACTGAATTCCTCCAGCAAAAGCTGAagcagtcccagctgctggctttgaagaaagAGCTGATGGTACAGAAGCAGCAGGAGGCACTTGAGGAGCAGGCGGCTCTGGAGCCTAAGCTGGACCTGCTGCTGGAGAAGACCAAGGAGCTGCAGAAGCTG ATTGAAGCGGACATCTCCAGGAG GCAAAAGACCAGGCCGACTGGAAGGCAGAAAGCCACAGGAAGGAAGTGGCACCTGATGGTGATCTTGGCACTCTCCATGTTCTCTACAAGAAGCTGTGGTGATTGGCCCTGTGGCCTATCAGGCAAAAACCGCAGCTTCTCCTTCTAG